From a region of the Salvelinus fontinalis isolate EN_2023a chromosome 13, ASM2944872v1, whole genome shotgun sequence genome:
- the LOC129869051 gene encoding cytochrome c oxidase subunit 8B, mitochondrial, with product MSGLIRTISTRTAPALRGPMITQRASVFTRPAKDPLGPAETVIGLGMFAVAILGPSGWVLANIENYKKKE from the exons ATGTCTGGGCTCATCAGAACTATTTCAACCCGCACTGCTCCAGCTCTGCGCGGACCTATGATCACCCAGAGGGCCAGTGTCTTCACCAGACCGGCTAAAGACCCTCTCGGCCCTGCT GAGACAGTCATCGGACTGGGGATGTTCGCAGTGGCTATCCTGGGACCTTCCGGTTGGGTTCTCGCCAACATTGAGAACTACAAGAAGAAAGAATAA